One genomic window of Motacilla alba alba isolate MOTALB_02 chromosome 3, Motacilla_alba_V1.0_pri, whole genome shotgun sequence includes the following:
- the EIF3K gene encoding eukaryotic translation initiation factor 3 subunit K isoform X1 produces the protein MALFEQMRANVGKLLRGIDRYNPENLATLERYVETQAKENAYDLEANLAVLKLYQFNPAFFQTGVTAQILLKALTNLPHTDFTLCKCMIDQAHQEERPIRQILYLGELLETCHFQSFWQALDENMELLEGITGFEDSVRKFICHVVGITYQHIDRWLLAEMLGDLSESQLRVWMSKYGWTEPEPGRILISNQEENIKPKNIVEKIDFDSVSSIMASSL, from the exons ATGGCGCTGTTCGAGCAGATGCGGGCGAACGTGGGGAAACTGCTGCGGGGCATCGACCG GTACAACCCCGAGAACCTGGCCACGCTGGAGCGCTACGTGGAGACGCAGGCCAAGGAGAACGCCTACGACCTGGAGGCCAACCTGGCCGTGCTGAAGCT GTACCAGTTCAACCCCGCCTTCTTCCAGACCGGGGTGACGGCGCAGATCCTGCTCAAGGCGCTCACCAACCTGCCCCACACCGACTTCACCCTCTGCAAGTGCATGATCGACCAGGCACAC CAAGAGGAGCGGCCCATCCGGCAGATCCTGtacctgggggagctgctggagaccTGCCACTTCCAGTCCTTCTGG CAAGCGCTGGATGAgaacatggagctgctggaggggatcACCGGCTTCGAGGACTCCGTCAGGAAAT TCATTTGCCACGTGGTGGGGATCACGTACCAGCACATCGACCGCTGGCTGCTCGCCGAGATGCTGGGGGACCTCTCAG AGTCGCAGCTGAGGGTGTGGATGAGCAAATACGGGTGGACGGAGCCAGAGCCGGGGCGGATCCTGATCTCCAACCAGGAGGAGAACATCAAACCCAAGAACATCGTGGAGAAGATCGACTTCGACA GTGTGTCCAGCATCATGGCGTCCTCTCTCTGA
- the EIF3K gene encoding eukaryotic translation initiation factor 3 subunit K isoform X2, with the protein MIDQAHQEERPIRQILYLGELLETCHFQSFWQALDENMELLEGITGFEDSVRKFICHVVGITYQHIDRWLLAEMLGDLSESQLRVWMSKYGWTEPEPGRILISNQEENIKPKNIVEKIDFDSVSSIMASSL; encoded by the exons ATGATTGACCAGGCCCAC CAAGAGGAGCGGCCCATCCGGCAGATCCTGtacctgggggagctgctggagaccTGCCACTTCCAGTCCTTCTGG CAAGCGCTGGATGAgaacatggagctgctggaggggatcACCGGCTTCGAGGACTCCGTCAGGAAAT TCATTTGCCACGTGGTGGGGATCACGTACCAGCACATCGACCGCTGGCTGCTCGCCGAGATGCTGGGGGACCTCTCAG AGTCGCAGCTGAGGGTGTGGATGAGCAAATACGGGTGGACGGAGCCAGAGCCGGGGCGGATCCTGATCTCCAACCAGGAGGAGAACATCAAACCCAAGAACATCGTGGAGAAGATCGACTTCGACA GTGTGTCCAGCATCATGGCGTCCTCTCTCTGA